The proteins below are encoded in one region of Apium graveolens cultivar Ventura chromosome 4, ASM990537v1, whole genome shotgun sequence:
- the LOC141721833 gene encoding F-box/kelch-repeat protein At3g23880-like encodes MEKNKLTNVGDLSEELLTEVLARLPIKTLLVCKSVSKPWLSHISNPNFINSHLRYIINNNNNDNNPTLLDILDSPEVNLFLDTYSTCHICIDRVVMPSVFRHSRVVGTSCCNGIVCLSNDYRNVVYLWNPSIRGFKEVFVPELYVSKWCPVKTGFAYDSTCNDYKVFRILYEVNLDSVTSKMQVYLVNGDSWREFRVPFWGKTMREKFEGNDFIVVNERLYFNSWDEEQLIAFDLRKEVFGLVPFPGSVQNKWSDVLDFKGSIAVVFESVSGIDLWTLDDDVSGQVSSWTKMFSIVPGPMFNMWLSCYLGAGQFYGNNLLEGNLFAHNILYDSEKKESKYYRDGREYILATLKYTKTLVSLDGFHQVEENADE; translated from the coding sequence ATGGAGAAGAACAAGCTAACAAACGTGGGAGACTTGTCCGAAGAATTACTGACAGAAGTACTTGCTCGACTCCCCATAAAAACATTACTTGTCTGTAAGTCAGTTTCTAAACCCTGGCTTTCTCATAtttcaaaccctaatttcatcAATTCACATCTCCGCTATATCATcaacaataataataatgataataatccCACACTTCTCGACATTCTCGATTCTCCGGAAGTTAATTTATTCCTCGATACTTATTCCACCTGTCATATTTGCATTGATCGTGTTGTGATGCCAAGTGTTTTTCGACATTCTCGAGTTGTTGGTACTAGTTGTTGTAATGGCATTGTATGTTTGTCGAATGATTATAGGAATGTTGTTTATTTATGGAATCCGTCGATTAGGGGGTTTAAAGAAGTGTTTGTTCCTGAATTGTATGTATCTAAATGGTGTCCCGTAAAGACAGGGTTTGCTTATGATTCTACGTGTAATGACTATAAGGTGTTTAGGATTTTGTATGAAGTAAATTTGGATAGCGTGACGTCTAAAATGCAGGTTTATTTGGTTAATGGTGATAGTTGGAGAGAATTTCGGGTTCCTTTTTGGGGAAAAACAATGAGGGAGAAATTCGAGGGAAATGATTTTATTGTGGTTAATGAGAGACTGTATTTTAATAGTTGGGATGAAGAGCAGCTAATTGCATTTGATTTGCGTAAAGAGGTTTTTGGTCTAGTTCCTTTCCCCGGCTCTGTTCAAAATAAGTGGTCGgatgttttggattttaagggttCTATTGCTGTGGTTTTTGAATCCGTGTCAGGAATTGATCTTTGGACATTGGATGATGATGTTTCTGGACAGGTGTCTTCTTGGACCAAAATGTTTAGTATTGTGCCCGGTCCCATGTTCAATATGTGGCTATCTTGTTATTTGGGTGCAGGGCAGTTTTATGGAAATAATTTGCTAGAAGGAAATTTATTCGCTCATAATATTTTGTATGATAGTGAGAAGAAAGAGTCCAAGTATTATAGAGATGGAAGGGAATACATTCTTGCAACTCTCAAATACACGAAAACACTTGTTTCACTCGACGGGTTTCATCAAGTGGAGGAAAATGCTGACGAATAG
- the LOC141721834 gene encoding putative glycerol-3-phosphate transporter 5, with protein MQELETPKTQIQDVPLGFNLFPNLKPPNKTLTFHQIFVLFLTFLAYASFHASRKPPSIVKSVLSPQDDHNSHSGWAPFDDSHGPHRLGELDLAFLLAYSVGMYFSGHIGDQINLRVFLSVGMVGSGVFTVVFGLGYWWNVHVLGFFVVVQIVCGLFQSIGWPCVVAVMGNWFGKSKRGLIMGAWNSHTSVGNIVGSVVASSVLGFGWGWSFALPGILILLMAVLVYLFLVVCPEDIGLVLMEKEVEMSVEGEALVNSDKMETEGVGLDEGENFETKAAIGFLEAWKLPGVVQFAFCLFFSKLVAYTFLYWLPFYIRHTAVAGVHLSHKSAGILSAIFDVGGVVGGVLAGFISDKIEARAVTSVMFLILSVPALVCYRIYGSISMFANVLLMFLSGLLVNGPYSLITTAVAADLGTQSTINGNSRALATVTAIIDGTGSVGAALGPLLAGYISTRGWNSVFFMLVLSLSIAGLLLFQVVKSEIRGKQNEGRWLWLGTCLM; from the exons ATGCAAGAACTTGAAACCCCAAAAACACAAATTCAAGATGTTCCATTAGGTTTTAATCTGTTCCCAAATTTAAAACCCCCCAACAAAACCTTAACTTTTCATCAAATCTTTGTGCTCTTTCTCACTTTCTTAGCTTATGCTTCATTTCATGCCTCAAGAAAGCCTCCAAGTATTGTAAAATCAGTGTTGTCTCCTCAAGATGATCATAATTCTCATTCTGGGTGGGCCCCATTTGATGACTCTCATGGCCCACATAGGTTAGGGGAACTTGATCTTGCTTTCTTGTTAGCTTATTCGGTTGGAATGTACTTTTCGGGTCATATTGGTGATCAGATTAATCTTCGGGTTTTTTTGAGTGTGGGGATGGTGGGGAGTGGTGTTTTTACGGTCGTTTTTGGGTTGGGGTATTGGTGGAATGTTCATGTTTTGGGGTTTTTTGTAGTGGTACAGATTGTGTGTGGGTTGTTTCAGTCCATTGGGTGGCCTTGTGTTGTGGCGGTAATGGGGAATTGGTTTGGGAAATCGAAGAGAGGGTTGATTATGGGTGCGTGGAATTCGCATACGTCAGTTGGGAATATTGTTGGTTCTGTTGTGGCTTCGTCGGTTTTGGGGTTTGGATGGGGTTGGTCTTTTGCGTTGCCTGGGATTTTGATTCTTTTGATGGCGGTTTTGGTTTATTTGTTTCTAGTTGTGTGTCCGGAGGATATTGGGTTGGTGTTGATGGAGAAGGAGGTTGAAATGAGCGTGGAAGGAGAGGCATTGGTGAATTCGGATAAAATGGAAACGGAAGGTGTGGGATTGGATGAAGGTGAGAATTTTGAGACCAAGGCTGCGATTGGGTTCTTGGAAGCATGGAAATTACCGGGTGTGGTGCAGTTTGCATTTTGCCTTTTCTTCTCAAAACTAGTTGCTTACACGTTCTTGTATTGGCTACCATTCTACATAAGGCACACAG CTGTTGCTGGTGTGCATTTGTCACACAAAAGTGCTGGGATCCTTTCCGCAATCTTTGATGTTGGAGGAGTTGTCGGAGGAGTACTGGCTGGTTTTATTTCGGATAAGATTGAGGCCCGTGCAGTCACGTCAGTCATGTTTCTGATATTATCAGTTCCTGCACTTGTGTGCTACCGCATTTATGGGAGCATATCTATGTTTGCAAATGTTCTCTTAATGTTCCTATCAGGATTGCTGGTGAATGGACCATACTCGTTAATAACAACTGCAGTTGCCGCTGATCTTGGTACACAGAGTACAATTAATGGAAATTCTCGTGCTTTGGCTACTGTAACTGCGATAATAGACGGTACTGGATCTGTTGGAGCCGCTCTTGGTCCACTTCTTGCTGGATATATTTCAACCAGAGGATGGAACAGTGTATTTTTTATGCTTGTTCTATCGCTCTCTATTGCAGGGTTATTGTTGTTCCAAGTTGTTAAAAGTGAGATCAGAGGGAAGCAGAATGAGGGAAGATGGCTTTGGCTTGGCACATGTCTAATGTAA